Proteins encoded by one window of Arachis ipaensis cultivar K30076 chromosome B04, Araip1.1, whole genome shotgun sequence:
- the LOC107639767 gene encoding AT-hook motif nuclear-localized protein 7 produces MEAREAISSGVTVIGAEAPSAYHVAPRSEAPSQVPGPDAAANAALGISPVSVGLDGTTIKKKRGRPRKYGPDGSVNMALSPLPISSSAPSSNEFSSFHSSGKRGKSRGMEYKHSKKFGGGDILGDSMGTSFMPHIITVNAGEDITMKVISFSQQGPRAICILSATGVISNVTLRQPDSSGGTLTYEGRFEILSLTGSFMPTDNEGTRSRSGGMSVTLSSPDGRVLGGGVAGLLVAASPVQVVVGSFLPSNQQDPKPKKQKHDYAPPAAVNPAIAVSSALPPSTNGDKEDVMGGHVMQHNPGTFNSSLTPPSAFRRDSWVNMHSMPDSIKSTTDINISLPDD; encoded by the exons AGCCAAGTTCCTGGCCCGGATGCAGCTGCTAATGCTGCTCTTGGTATTTCGCCGGTGAGTGTAGGATTGGATGGAACAACAATTAAGAAAAAACGTGGTAGGCCAAGGAAGTATGGACCGGATGGATCGGTTAATATGGCATTGTCACCATTGCCAATTTCTTCTTCGGCTCCGTCTTCTAACGAATTTTCGAGCTTCCATTCAAGTGGCAAGCGAGGGAAATCGCGGGGTATGGAGTACAAGCACTCAAAGAAATTCGGAGGAGGGGATATTCTAG GAGATTCCATGGGTACAAGCTTTATGCCCCATATCATTACTGTCAATGCTGGCGAG GACATCACAATGAAGGTTATATCGTTTTCTCAACAAGGACCACGAGCTATATGCATACTATCTGCTACTGGTGTAATTTCAAATGTTACGCTTCGCCAGCCTGATTCTTCAGGAGGAACTTTGACCTATGAG GGTCGTTTCGAGATACTTTCCTTGACTGGATCATTTATGCCTACTGACAACGAAGGAACGAGAAGCCGGTCAGGTGGGATGAGTGTCACCTTGTCCAGCCCTGATGGCCGTGTCTTAGGCGGTGGCGTTGCTGGTCTTCTTGTAGCTGCCAGTCCTGTGCAG GTGGTTGTTGGAAGTTTTCTGCCAAGCAACCAGCAAGATCCGAAACCAAAGAAGCAGAAGCATGATTACGCACCACCAGCAGCAGTTAACCCGGCCATTGCAGTGTCCTCTGCGCTGCCACCCTCAACTAACGGCGATAAAGAGGATGTCATGGGTGGGCACGTGATGCAACACAATCCCGGAACCTTCAACTCTAGCCTCACTCCTCCCTCTGCCTTCCGAAGGGACAGCTGGGTTAACATGCATTCCATGCCAGACTCGATTAAATCCACCACGGATATTAACATCTCTTTGCCTGATGATTGA